Proteins from one Cryptomeria japonica chromosome 4, Sugi_1.0, whole genome shotgun sequence genomic window:
- the LOC131874893 gene encoding UDP-glycosyltransferase 91C1-like, with amino-acid sequence MVEEKQRELRVVVFPWLAHGHITPFVELGKRLTSHGLKVFIVSTPMNIKLRITPQVWDSPGIDLIELPMPSVEGLPTGVECSAELVKRPEGKVKLPLLTVAMDLLEKPFEALLQKLSPDFVIFDVMQYWVPRVAAKQPNPIAPILFVPPGVTSFSYIEGELIMASGNPIPENMTASPNGFPSSNIHFTLFDARKAMELLYCKHPGGLSVAERSSICLRESWAVACNTCLELEGVYMEYLQSLVKRPVYPVGILMRKLPPLPVDDICLQWLDKQPAASVVVLSFGSEYNLTNEQFTPIAMGLQESNVSFLWFLPAGNDLVQGFQDQIGDKGLLMTKWAPQLNILNHASTGAFLTHCGWNSMTEGLRFGLPLITLPMQFEQGLNAKLARELKVGIEVRRNQNDGSFTQDDISEAIRAIMIEEGGAQIKSNAKKMSDMFTSNNFQVNERDMKNFVSILQTFNK; translated from the exons atggtggaagaaaagcAGAGAGAGCTTCGTGTGGTGGTGTTTCCGTGGCTTGCCCACGGTCACATAACGCCCTTCGTTGAGCTTGGCAAAAGGCTGACGAGTCATGGTCTTAAAGTTTTCATTGTCTCTACTCCAATGAATATTAAGTTACGAATTACACCGCAAGTGTGGGATTCACCGGGGATAGATCTGATCGAGTTGCCGATGCCCTCCGTGGAGGGGCTGCCAACAGGCGTAGAGTGCTCCGCCGAACTTGTTAAGAGACCAGAAGGGAAAGTAAAACTACCTTTACTCACAGTCGCAATGGACCTTTTGGAGAAGCCCTTCGAAGCGCTGTTGCAAAAGCTATCACCAGATTTTGTTATCTTCGATGTGATGCAGTATTGGGTTCCTCGTGTGGCTGCCAAGCAGCCAAATCCCATTGCCCCCATATTATTCGTCCCACCGGGAGTCACCAGTTTCAGCTATATTGAAGGGGAGCTAATTATGGCATCAGGAAACCCAATCCCCGAGAATATGACTGCATCGCCGAATGGTTTCCCTTCATCCAATATTCATTTCACGTTGTTCGATGCGCGGAAGGCCATGGAGCTGCTCTATTGCAAGCATCCAGGTGGCCTTAGCGTTGCCGAGCGTTCCAGCATTTGCTTGCGGGAGAGTTGGGCAGTGGCGTGCAATACGTGTTTGGAGTTGGAAGGAGTGTACATGGAGTATTTGCAAAGCCTGGTGAAGCGGCCAGTGTACCCTGTTGGAATACTCATGCGTAAACTCCCGCCACTCCCCGTTGATGACATTTGCTTGCAGTGGCTCGACAAGCAGCCCGCTGCTTCGGTGGTGGTCTTGTCTTTTGGTAGCGAGTACAATCTCACCAACGAACAGTTCACTCCAATTGCAATGGGTCTGCAAGAGAGCAACGTGTCATTTCTCTGGTTTCTGCCTGCCGGAAATGACTTGGTGCAAGGTTTTCAAGATCAGATCGGG GATAAGGGATTACTGATGACAAAGTGGGCTCCACAGTTAAACATTTTGAATCATGCTTCTACAGGGGCCTTTTTAACTCATTGTGGATGGAATTCCATGACAGAAGGCTTAAGGTTTGGGTTGCCCCTCATAACTCTTCCAATGCAATTTGAGCAAGGGTTAAATGCAAAGCTTGCACGAGAGCTTAAGGTGGGAATAGAAGTGAGAAGAAATCAAAACGATGGATCTTTTACTCAGGATGATATTAGTGAAGCAATTAGAGCCATAATGATAGAAGAAGGAGGAGCACAAATCAAATCTAATGCGAAAAAGATGAGTGATATGTTCACTAGCAATAATTTTCAAGTTAATGAAAGAGACATGAAGAACTTTGTCTCCATACTTCAAACTTTTAATAAATAA